The Cryptomeria japonica chromosome 2, Sugi_1.0, whole genome shotgun sequence region aaccagAAAATGAGAAATCACAGAGAGAATGATCACAGTGAGATCTCTTCAAATATACGTTTCAgattttaaatcaataaccagagaaatgaTTCTGgagaaagaagataaagatagttctgattttttttcttcaacaagaatcaatctaaacttaataagaaatttaatctaattcctatcaagaatttggaatatatggatctaacttcttaaacaatggatctaatacttatcaaaatttgaaactaatggatctaattcttatcaagaatttgaaaataaatgaatctaataCTCAtcgaaatttgaaacaaatgattataatttcttaaacaatttaatctacttctaattcttatcaagaatctaaaaataaatgaatctatttgtcatcaaaatttgaaacaaatgattctaatttcttaaacaatttaatctacttctaaTTCTTATCgagaatctgaaaataaatgaatctatttctcaacaaaatttgaaacaaataattTAATCTACTCTAATTTGCAGTGAGAATAAATGAACTTGggtgcttgaagatggtgtagaatcctctatggatctcccttgatccttcaaacttgaagagaagtcctccaaagcaaaaatcttagctgaaaaatgaaaatatgactacaagaggaattttttttgaagaatttctttatggaattaccaactccttttttttgaaaacttgtgcatcttttataagaaaaaactccaaattccactatctaatttttaattaaaaaaaatagagattctctcccaatttggccttcatgcaaattgattagacttagtgggaggagttacatgcaaggtggtggagaagcctctagaagcttcttattcctcctacaacatgtgccataatttgggtgaggaaatttaaataaacaattaaaaaaagtatattttccatgtgtgtgtgatttattatttttattcctttataatattcattcaatagtttagccaaaagaaatataatagagtttgtattttaatccaaaggtgataaaggagggttgtgacaactaCTGCTTATGTCTCATCTAATACTGACTTactccatgaaattgatactttattacggagaacagtgaaaactttattgcagattgacgatgcaagtgatcttttattgtgaattgtgtgcgaaaaagaagaaggaatgaaaagatgatgctcctcaaaacacgCGATGCCAATAAATCTACTTCCATTACTAGGTTTAAGATTTACCCCAATTATAAATAGAACCTGATTTATTGTGGGTAAAAGAAAAAGGTGGAAAGAGTTTATTATAGATAGCGAACCAATCTTAGGCAGATCAATTGTATTGGCTCACTGTTTAGTTCGCCTTTGTCTTTTCGTTGTATATTGGAAAGAGAAAATGCAGTTTACGGAAGTTAATTCAATGACGTTAATGCTTGGAAATCAAGGTGATTTGGACGAAGAGCAATATCACCACGTGAAGGGACGAGGACCTCTGCCGTGACTCCACCGCGGAGAAGCAAAAGTAATGCAGACGTTTCAAAGAGTAACTGGGAGGAAGCATCGTTTTTGTATGTCTAAAGAAGATGGAAACTATCCCTTTCCAAGCTTTCTATGTTTAAATCTAAATAAGACTGCTATGTCTTCCTTGTTTCCTCTAAAAGCCCTTCATAttcatttcctctcccatttgttATGATTGTCATGGAATCTCTCGACCTTAATTTTCCTTCACGCTCACAATTTCCCCACTCCTTCCTTTCCTTACTTGGGTTTTCTTCATTTGTAGCGATAGATGTGAACTCTTGCAGGAAACCATGACCGACATAATCTTATTGATCAAAGAAGTTGAGTTTCACCATGACTTCCGTGTGGAAGGGTACCACTGTCACTGTAATTAGCCCTTCTCTAGATTTTCCTATCTAACAAAGTAAGCTTGACTTGTCAACATTTTTTCTAGTGACCCACTAAATAGAGCATGTCACTCAATTTAAAGTTAAAAATtgtattttctaaaaaaattaatttcatgtaTTTCAGTGACCATTTCAATGGTATAAGGTTTTCGTCGTATAAAATATGAAAAATTGTAGTCATAACTTTTCCCATATTCCAAATACAAATGTAAtatcaaatttttttcttttttgattcttAGAGTCGTACTTTATATCTTTATTTTTTCACCATttcttattattttaattattttttaatattattttattttatttattataaaacaTAATCTTTCATGTACATTTTGTAGATCTTTATCTTATTGCATAGGATTATTATTAAAGGGTAGATCCACAATACAGTTATAGTTGTGGAGGTATTCTAAGAGCAACTTTAGTGAGAACTAGTCTTTGAATTAATATTGTCAGTCATTAGATTAAGGTTCACATTTAGTATTATCTTCTCATGGTCTTTTTGTAGAGTgtgttaattattttttaatttatttgttttaaaatataaatcataatattattGTTTAGCTAATGATGAAAGTTTATCTATGTGAAACACAATTATATATGACCAAACAAATGTTTATTTATCTTCTTAAATTACCTCTAGTTATTTATGTTCATATTAGAAACATACATAATTCGATTCTTTTCTTTGCTTAAAgtattaataaatcaattttccgtATGTTCTAGCATGATTTTATAGCACATAGGGCTTATTTGGTCTCGCACATGAGAGAATGACTTACATTATTGTTTCTTAGTGCTTAAGGGTGTCAAGATGTAGTATCAATTTGGTACCTAAATGTGAACTAGAGGTTGTGGCTATGCTTATTTAGTTCTCTCTTTACTACTAGAGATCATAGAAGTAACAATAATAAAGATTGAGATTCCTTGTAGAAAGGTCAATTGTTGGACATAAGATTGAAAGCTAATTTTATGTGCAACATATCAATAATCCATGGTCCATAAAACATATTTTGATTGATTAAAGAATAAGAATGACTAGATTGTTGAGATCAAAGGATAGTAGTCATAACGATTTTGTAGTGATCTTAGCAACAATAGTTTCCAATGCAAGGCTTTGACTCCAACTTGTTCAACTTTTGTTATCATACCGcttttatgatataaatgtaatgtCATTTGTGAAAGCCTTAGGTGCTAAAGAAAATGTACATAAATAGAAGAATGGGGAGGctcttccaattttttttttttacttaattAGCACTGAAGAAGTCTCTCTAGAACTAGAAATGATGTGGCATAAATTGCAATTGCTTGGAGCTTATTATGAAGGTATAGGGAAAGTTCTAGTTGACCTTATCTTAATCTATAACAGCGATTGTTTAAATTAATAACTAGTCATCTTCACCCATTACAATACAAAAGAAAGTTGTTCCATGATTTGTgatttatgctcttaaaaatgtgaGCTCAAACACATTATGAGGTGGCTAGATTAAGAGCACAAATAAGATCCATGTTGAAATAGTTGATCAAAtatcataattatttatttaatagactACTTTTTTATCATACTGAATTCCCCAACTCATGAACAACAAgtgaatatttaaaataaaaacgtAAGTGAATATTCCCATAAAATCCTAATTACTCACACATAATTAATATATAAGTGATTATTTTTTTAAGACAGACTAATTGTTCCCATTATAATTAAAGCAACAGAAATGAAGGCGCAAGAAAAATGATACATTAATTTTCTCGTTCTATTTCCTAGAGACAGATTAATTGTTACTGGTTCGAGACAGCTGATTCATGAAAGCAATACAATTTAAACTGCAAGAAAAGACTAGCTCATGTGGATTTTATGGAGTTAGAATTTGAACTATACCAAGATGCTATTAGCTGTCGGTGTTTTAGTGCCATTTGTCTTTTCTTGGTAATCTAAAGACTCGCATACTACAAAATCCAATGTGCAGAAGTTAATTTAATCACAGTAAAACTTGGAAATTAAGTTGATTGAATACCAATATTAAACAAGAGTAGTGGTACTATAAAGATAAGCAGAATATTAGTATTTTCCACCTTGAAAAGATGGGGACCTCGACCGTGAGATTGAAGACAGAGACGGTGAAGACTTTTCAAAAGAGGAGGTTGGGAAGAAATTCCTACTTTCTATCAAAGCCACTAGCCATTGATAATATTTATGTGTTTACAGTGGGTGGAAGCCGTTCCCTTCAGAGCTTTCAAAGTCTGAGTCAGAAGAAGAATGGATCCGTCTCCGAGGAAATCTCTCGCTCGTTTCCCCTGAGTTGGCTTCACATTCTTCTTCTCCCAAGTGTGTTATGATTGCCTCAGGGTCTCTCGATCTTGACCTTCCCACACGCTCACCATTTCCGCGCTTCTTACTTTTCCGGAGTCGGGCTTTCTTCATCTGATGGCCAGCAACCAGCCAGGCAAGAGAAGTGAACATAAACACCATGCTTCCTGCTCCAACGACACACATGTTAATTGCAACCCACATACTTTTCGGCCCCACCAGCACATAACCTGCAGCCAGAAAAGCCGAGGCAGTGCATCCAACAGCCACCCACATAATcttattgatgaagaacaaaagcTTCATCAACACTTTCCTATGGAAGGGCACCACGGTCACCAGAATCAGAACTATAGCAAGCGACAAGAATAAAGCCACGGTGTCAGTCATTACAAACACTTTGAAGGCGACGGTGTGTGCCATCACAGCAGTGCCTTCGTCATCGCCGTCGTTTTTTAAGCCGCCCGGCACGGTGAACATGGCGGCGAAGGCCACTGTAGCGATGAGCACCGCCACCACAGTCACAGTGTTCCCTGCATTTTTTATTCCTTCTGTGTGCAGCTGCCGCAGTTCTTTTGCCATGCCGTTCACTCGATTACTCGTGTTGGCCGTCTGGAAATGATGAACACGAACGTGGTGATTAATTGAGCTCACGCTGCGTTTGAGAGCGAGGTCGTCCCGCTTGAAGCGCTCCAGAGGAAGTTCGTAGGCGCGCTTCGCATCGAATTCCTTGAGCGCAGCCCCAATTATCATGGCTCCAGAATGAGCCGGTTCTTTCTCCAAGATATCCAGGGCCGTCAGCCCTTGTTTGTTCACTGCGTTCACATTTACAGTTGTACACGTCACCAGCCACTGGACCATCTGCAAACACCTCAATCCattaaaatttatatgataaagcAAGAATCTCTCAATACGGGAGGGCTACCTAATTGTGGGCCACTGCTTACTTACCTGCTTGAGTTTTTTCCTGGTAGCCACATGTAGGACTGTATTGCCCTCGTTGTCTTTTGTCCTGATAAGCTTGGACGTGTCAAGAAGGTCAACCACGTGCTTGACAACTTCGATCTGGTTCGCCTCCACTGCAGAATGTAAAAAGGTTTCACCAGCTGTGGAATGCAAGTCGGCAGAGTCAGGCCTGAAGGACAGTATTTCATGAACAACGCTGAGCTGTCCTTTCATCGCTGCGATATGGAGAGCCGTTCTGCCAGAGCCATCGAGCATTTAGCAAATCTCAGGATCGGCGGTTAACAATGCTCTAGTTACTTCCAGATGGCCGTGTGGCGCAGCTAAATGTAACGGGCTGCTTGCTTGATTGTCCACTTTTCCGACCAGCCCAGGTCTCGCCTTAATCAGCTCCTTTACTATGTCTGACCACACCATAATTAAACAAATTTGTCAAATTAAAGGTCTAATGTCTTCAGTCCATAAATTAACTAAAAaaatctctcttttttttcttAAATGAAAATACCTTCGTGTACTCTGGCTGATGCAGCATGAAGAGACGTCCTCTCGTCTGGTTTTTCAGAGTCGAGGGCAAGCAAGGAAGCGACTTGAATCAATTGATTAACCACATGAACGTGGCCTTCCTTGCAAGCAAGAAAGAGGACCGTTTCATAATCCTGATTAACCTTGTAAGCAATACGTTGGTCTTTGTCCAACAACACCTTCACAACAGCCGAATGTCCTTCTCCTGCAGCTTCGTGCAGGGCAGTATCTCGCTTACTATTGACGTAGGATAAGATTTCAGGTTTGATTCTCAAAATCTCAGACACGAAATCTGCCTGTCCAGTTCTTGCAGCCACATGTAGAACTGAATTATGGCTGGAACTGGTGGCTTGCTCCAGAACATCAGCACTCTCGTCTATTAAATCTCGAATGGCATTTATGTTTCCCAAATGGGCAGCCTCAAAAACTCTCGAATCCATCAATTTCCACTGTTTTGTCTTACCCATCCTCTGCCAATTTATAGTTATGACTGACTTAAAATTTCACGGAACTGAGCAACTTCGGCGATACAAGAAGAGTGGTATCCTGTGGCTACACCGTTCTTCATGTTTTCACGGCTCTCATTTTTCCCGTCATGGTTGTAATGGCCTTATTTGTTTCTGTGGCTCTAAAGCTTAGACTATACTATTCACTTGACTTTGGGAAGTATATGGTAACAACGATGAAGCTTCCTTGTGATTGCATTTGTTTCCCCGTTACTTCTTGTCACCTTCTATAAATAAAAGTCTCTCTTCTATTTGGTTTCGTCTTCTATTTGGTTGCAAGGAAAGTAGAGAGCAtacattttcttattttttaatctTATAATTGTTTGTGAGTCTAGTTGATTCTTGAGCATCCAATTATATATTGTTCGTATACTTAATTTCTAGTCTTTTAAAGTGATGACATTTCATTCCATTTGTTTCTATTCCATCCTCTATTTTGGAATAGCTATCATATTGTATTTTACAATTTCTGATTATCTTTATCATTCATCTATTGAAATTCTTCCCGGTATTGGTATCTTACATTTGTTAGTCTCATTGACAAATCTTGCACGGTATTGAAGTTTTTCGTATTAGATCTGAGATGGTATcaaattttttttggtgatccagcTCATGCTTGTTTCTATCAAGGAATACGGGATCCTTTTGCAGTTTAATATTGTAGGATTGCTTTTGGTAATTAGCAAGTAGGTGGGAGCTTATCATTGTGTTCATTGTGTCTTTAAAGATTGTTTTTAACTTTTCGTTTCTTGAAGTTAGACATTAGAGGTTAGATCTATGAcaatttgaagatgaaatgtgcTTAAATATTTAAAGTAACAACAAAGTTTGATGCATTTTGCATAAGATACAACCATACCATTACATTTGAGAGTGCCCTAAAATTCTAGAAGTGCCTATTCATTTGTCAATTTTCAAGCACTTCTCTTGAGACTCGATGGAAAAAAATTGTCCTATCTAGTCCAACAAaagaaatattttgaaataatttctcTACAATGAATTTGATCAACATAATAATGTCATTTTACTAATTCGTAAAcatataaaagataaaaatatatTCAACTTATATGAATGGATATATATGTGTAAATGGTTGATCTAATTTTGAAGAGTGTTTAATAACAAGTACAACAGTTCCATAACCACTTTTATCTACATAATAGTTTAAGTATGGAAGACCTCTTTTATGTTTTCAGCTTACA contains the following coding sequences:
- the LOC131072772 gene encoding ankyrin repeat-containing protein At2g01680-like gives rise to the protein MDSRVFEAAHLGNINAIRDLIDESADVLEQATSSSHNSVLHVAARTGQADFVSEILRIKPEILSYVNSKRDTALHEAAGEGHSAVVKVLLDKDQRIAYKVNQDYETVLFLACKEGHVHVVNQLIQVASLLALDSEKPDERTSLHAASARVHEDIVKELIKARPGLVGKVDNQASSPLHLAAPHGHLEVTRALTALHIAAMKGQLSVVHEILSFRPDSADLHSTAGETFLHSAVEANQIEVVKHVVDLLDTSKLIRTKDNEGNTVLHVATRKKLKQMVQWLVTCTTVNVNAVNKQGLTALDILEKEPAHSGAMIIGAALKEFDAKRAYELPLERFKRDDLALKRSVSSINHHVRVHHFQTANTSNRVNGMAKELRQLHTEGIKNAGNTVTVVAVLIATVAFAAMFTVPGGLKNDGDDEGTAVMAHTVAFKVFVMTDTVALFLSLAIVLILVTVVPFHRKVLMKLLFFINKIMWVAVGCTASAFLAAGYVLVGPKSMWVAINMCVVGAGSMVFMFTSLAWLVAGHQMKKARLRKSKKRGNGERVGRSRSRDPEAIITHLGEEECEANSGETSERFPRRRIHSSSDSDFESSEGNGFHPL
- the LOC131072798 gene encoding ankyrin repeat-containing protein NPR4-like; amino-acid sequence: MLDGSGRTALHIAAMKGQLSVVHEILSFRPDSADLHSTAGETFLHSAVEANQIEVVKHVVDLLDTSKLIRTKDNEGNTVLHVATRKKLKQVSKQWPTIR